In Piliocolobus tephrosceles isolate RC106 chromosome 6, ASM277652v3, whole genome shotgun sequence, the following are encoded in one genomic region:
- the LDHAL6B gene encoding L-lactate dehydrogenase A-like 6B: MSWTVPLVRASQRVSSAGANFLCLRMALCPRQAARIPLQGAWLFTSVSKMTTVKSALIERFTSEKPVHHSKVSIIGTGSVGMACAISILLKGLIDELALVDLDEGKLKGETMDLQHGSSFTKMPNIVCSKDYFVTANSNLVIITAGARQEKGETRLNLVQRNVAIFKLMISNIVQHSPHCKLIIVSNPVDILSYVAWKLSAFPKNRVIGSGCNLDTARFRFLIGQKLGIHSESCHGWILGEHGDSSVAVWSGVNIAGVPLKDLNSDIGTDKDPEQWKNVHEEVIATAYEIIKVKGYTSWAIGLSVADLTESILKNLRRTHPVSTIIKGLYGIEEEVFLSIPCILGENGITNLIKIKLTPEEEARLKKSAKTLWEIQKELKI; encoded by the coding sequence ATGAGTTGGACTGTGCCTCTTGTGCGGGCCAGCCAGAGAGTGAGCTCGGCGGGAGCGAATTTCCTGTGCCTGAGGATGGCCCTGTGTCCCCGTCAGGCAGCGCGCATCCCACTCCAGGGCGCCTGGCTCTTCACCTCCGTGAGCAAGATGACGACTGTGAAGAGTGCGCTTATTGAGCGCTTCACTTCTGAGAAGCCGGTTCATCACAGCAAGGTCTCCATCATAGGCACTGGATCGGTGGGCATGGCCTGCGCTATCAGCATCTTATTAAAAGGCTTGATCGATGAACTTGCCCTTGTGGATCTTGATGAAGGCAAACTGAAGGGTGAGACGATGGATCTTCAACATGGCAGCTCTTTCACGAAAATGCCAAATATTGTTTGTAGCAAAGATTACTTTGTCACAGCAAACTCCAACCTAGTGATTATCACAGCAGGTGCACGCCAAGAAAAGGGAGAAACGCGCCTTAATTTAGTGCAGCGAAATGTGGCCATCTTCAAGTTAATGATTTCCAATATTGTCCAGCATAGTCCCCACTGCAAACTGATTATTGTTTCCAATCCAGTGGATATCTTAAGTTACGTAGCTTGGAAGCTGAGTGCATTTCCCAAAAACCGTGTTATTGGAAGCGGCTGTAACCTGGATACTGCTCGTTTTCGTTTCTTGATTGGACAAAAGCTTGGTATCCATTCTGAAAGCTGCCATGGATGGATCCTCGGAGAGCATGGAGACTCCAGTGTTGCTGTGTGGAGTGGAGTGAACATAGCTGGTGTCCCTTTGAAGGACCTGAACTCTGATATAGGAACTGATAAAGATCCTGAGCAATGGAAAAATGTCCACGAAGAAGTGATTGCTACTGCCTATGAGATTATTAAAGTGAAAGGTTATACTTCTTGGGCCATTGGCCTATCTGTGGCTGATTTAACAGAAAGTATTTTGAAGAATCTTAGGAGAACACATCCAGTTTCCACCATAATTAAGGGCCTCTATGGAATAGAAGAAGAAGTATTCCTCAGTATTCCTTGTATCCTGGGAGAGAATGGTATTACCAATCTTATAAAGATAAAGCTGACCCCTGAAGAAGAGGCCCGTCtgaaaaaaagtgcaaaaacaCTTTGGGAAATTCAGAAGGAGCTCAAGATTTAA